The Cucurbita pepo subsp. pepo cultivar mu-cu-16 chromosome LG08, ASM280686v2, whole genome shotgun sequence genome contains a region encoding:
- the LOC111799894 gene encoding probable mediator of RNA polymerase II transcription subunit 26b, whose translation MSAKSASLDYWRDYFRNANSDIFSLIDYAILVAASDCPKEFRLRRDRIAEQLFSCRLTRCLGCDRVELAVAGDVDGETGFKSDSAGDGRAFEGGGSKESKVYSSRDDGGEMNFNQVSNYSFGEAEALTDEIEQESEIVGEVLRIKEILNNFEEESDSVLFESLRRLELMALSVDALQATEIGKAVNGLRKHGSKRIRHLVRFLITEWKEMVDMWVKATAAVHGSEVTPDSKSMPASEQEEDDYEDGLPSPPLDEAAFFTTQPTSMELSQFFDGMDDDGNPRNSGEFVKKHDNGRKTSNGSQNPMRCKQQTTREVNVVAKDNKSQMKEQVVKPNKPPSNANSGLSRPQKPSSVQKDNHEKLQRKVEKPTIPKRSLQDKFKCSDEVAVQVKLEATKRKLQESYQQAENAKKQRTIQVMELHDIPKQGMGHRNVHLKSGGHNRHWTNGRR comes from the exons ATGTCCGCCAAGTCTGCGTCCTTGGATTACTGGAGGGATTACTTCCGGAATGCGAATTCGGATATTTTTAGCTTAATCGATTACGCAATCTTGGTGGCGGCTTCCGATTGTCCCAAGGAGTTCAGATTGAGGAGAGATCGAATTGCAGAGCAGTTGTTTTCATGCCGATTGACTCGCTGTTTGGGTTGCGACCGAGTGGAGCTGGCGGTGGCCGGCGATGTGGACGGCGAAACGGGTTTCAAGAGCGATTCTGCCGGAGATGGGCGTGCGTTTGAGGGCGGTGGGAGCAAAGAGAGCAAGGTTTACAGCAGTAGAGATGATGGAGGGGAGATGAATTTCAATCAGGTTAGCAATTATAGCTTTGGTGAAGCTGAAGCATTGACTGATGAAATTGAACAAGAATCTGAGATTGTTGGGGAGGTTTTGAGGATCAAAGAGATTCtcaataattttgaagaagag TCTGATTCAGTGTTGTTTGAATCCCTTAGAAGACTTGAATTGATGGCTCTATCAGTTGATGCCTTGCAG gCAACTGAGATTGGCAAGGCTGTTAATGGTCTTCGAAAGCATGGATCGAAGCGCATTCGCCATCTTGTTCGATTTCTTATCAC AGAGTGGAAAGAAATGGTGGACATGTGGGTAAAAGCTACAGCTGCTGTTCATG GTTCAGAAGTCACACCGGATTCGAAAAGTATGCCTGCATctgaacaagaagaagatgattatGAAGATGGGCTTCCCTCTCCTCCTTTAGATGAAGCTGCATTTTTTACCACTCAGCCCACATCAATGGAGCTCTCACAA TTCTTTGATGGCATGGACGATGATGGAA ATCCTCGAAACAGTGGAGAGTTCGTCAAGAAGCACGATAATGGAAGAAAAACATCGAATGGCAGTCAAAACCCTATGAGGTGTAAACAACAAACCACTCGAGAGGTTAATGTGGTTGCTAAGGACAATAAGAGTCAAATGAAAGAACAAGTTGTGAAGCCAAACAAGCCACCGTCAAATGCAAATTCTGGGCTTTCGAGGCCGCAGAAGCCGAGCAGCGTGCAGAAGGACAATCATGAGAAGTTGCAGCGTAAAGTGGAGAAGCCTACGATCCCAAAGAGGAGCCTGCAAGAT AAGTTCAAGTGTTCGGATGAGGTTGCAGTTCAAGTGAAACTAGAAGCCACTAAGAGGAAACTGCAAGAGAGTTACCAACAAGCTGAAAACG CCAAAAAGCAGCGGACGATACAGGTTATGGAACTACACGATATTCCGAAGCAGGGAATGGGCCACAGAAATGTGCACCTAAAA
- the LOC111799895 gene encoding calmodulin-binding protein 25-like isoform X1: MASSDNLTTILDPWAFRPSFQDPWISDVFSRETDALSNPIHTSHSDLFSSFFDLIAPDSTPTPTPTPTPTPTPTPTASGISADPQIPSPNPPISSIPPTGRKITKRKSRASKRNHTTFITADPANFRHMVQQVTGVRFGNSHLQIPPLLKPEPQRPAGRFTVCSADADADAGLPTLDTSAYLLNHHQQNSGSGSEITGPGLIGSDFDTFSSFPTLESWKAVM, encoded by the coding sequence ATGGCCTCCTCTGATAATCTCACAACCATCCTGGATCCATGGGCCTTCCGCCCCTCATTTCAAGACCCATGGATTTCCGATGTCTTCTCCAGAGAAACAGACGCACTCTCCAACCCCATTCACACCTCCCACTCCGAcctcttctcttcctttttcgACTTAATTGCCCCTGATTCTACTCCCACTCCCACTCCCACTCCCACTCCCACTCCCACTCCCACTCCCACTGCTTCAGGAATCTCCGCCGACCCCCAAATCCCCTCCCCCAACCCACCCATCTCTTCCATCCCCCCCACCGGACGCAAGATCACCAAGAGGAAGTCCAGAGCCTCCAAGCGGAACCACACCACATTCATCACGGCCGACCCGGCTAACTTCCGCCACATGGTCCAGCAGGTCACCGGAGTCAGATTTGGCAACTCCCACCTTCAGATTCCTCCGCTTTTGAAGCCGGAGCCGCAGAGGCCGGCTGGCCGATTCACTGTCTGCAGCGCTGATGCGGATGCGGATGCTGGACTGCCTACTCTCGACACGTCGGCTTATTTGCTGAACCACCACCAGCAGAACTCCGGGAGTGGATCCGAGATAACTGGGCCGGGTCTTATCGGGTCGGATTTTGATACATTTTCGTCTTTTCCCACTCTCGAGTCGTGGAAGGCGGTCATGTGA
- the LOC111799895 gene encoding calmodulin-binding protein 25-like isoform X3, protein MASSDNLTTILDPWAFRPSFQDPWISDVFSRETDALSNPIHTSHSDLFSSFFDLIAPDSTPTPTPTASGISADPQIPSPNPPISSIPPTGRKITKRKSRASKRNHTTFITADPANFRHMVQQVTGVRFGNSHLQIPPLLKPEPQRPAGRFTVCSADADADAGLPTLDTSAYLLNHHQQNSGSGSEITGPGLIGSDFDTFSSFPTLESWKAVM, encoded by the exons ATGGCCTCCTCTGATAATCTCACAACCATCCTGGATCCATGGGCCTTCCGCCCCTCATTTCAAGACCCATGGATTTCCGATGTCTTCTCCAGAGAAACAGACGCACTCTCCAACCCCATTCACACCTCCCACTCCGAcctcttctcttcctttttcgACTTAATTGCCCCTGATTCTACTCCCACTCCCACTCCCACT GCTTCAGGAATCTCCGCCGACCCCCAAATCCCCTCCCCCAACCCACCCATCTCTTCCATCCCCCCCACCGGACGCAAGATCACCAAGAGGAAGTCCAGAGCCTCCAAGCGGAACCACACCACATTCATCACGGCCGACCCGGCTAACTTCCGCCACATGGTCCAGCAGGTCACCGGAGTCAGATTTGGCAACTCCCACCTTCAGATTCCTCCGCTTTTGAAGCCGGAGCCGCAGAGGCCGGCTGGCCGATTCACTGTCTGCAGCGCTGATGCGGATGCGGATGCTGGACTGCCTACTCTCGACACGTCGGCTTATTTGCTGAACCACCACCAGCAGAACTCCGGGAGTGGATCCGAGATAACTGGGCCGGGTCTTATCGGGTCGGATTTTGATACATTTTCGTCTTTTCCCACTCTCGAGTCGTGGAAGGCGGTCATGTGA
- the LOC111799895 gene encoding calmodulin-binding protein 25-like isoform X2: MASSDNLTTILDPWAFRPSFQDPWISDVFSRETDALSNPIHTSHSDLFSSFFDLIAPDSTPTPTPTASGISADPQIPSPNPPISSIPPTGRKITKRKSRASKRNHTTFITADPANFRHMVQQVTGVRFGNSHLQIPPLLKPEPQRPAGRFTVCSADADADAGLPTLDTSAYLLNHHQQNSGSGSEITGPGLIGSDFDTFSSFPTLESWKAVM, from the exons ATGGCCTCCTCTGATAATCTCACAACCATCCTGGATCCATGGGCCTTCCGCCCCTCATTTCAAGACCCATGGATTTCCGATGTCTTCTCCAGAGAAACAGACGCACTCTCCAACCCCATTCACACCTCCCACTCCGAcctcttctcttcctttttcgACTTAATTGCCCCTGATTCT ACTCCCACTCCCACTCCCACTGCTTCAGGAATCTCCGCCGACCCCCAAATCCCCTCCCCCAACCCACCCATCTCTTCCATCCCCCCCACCGGACGCAAGATCACCAAGAGGAAGTCCAGAGCCTCCAAGCGGAACCACACCACATTCATCACGGCCGACCCGGCTAACTTCCGCCACATGGTCCAGCAGGTCACCGGAGTCAGATTTGGCAACTCCCACCTTCAGATTCCTCCGCTTTTGAAGCCGGAGCCGCAGAGGCCGGCTGGCCGATTCACTGTCTGCAGCGCTGATGCGGATGCGGATGCTGGACTGCCTACTCTCGACACGTCGGCTTATTTGCTGAACCACCACCAGCAGAACTCCGGGAGTGGATCCGAGATAACTGGGCCGGGTCTTATCGGGTCGGATTTTGATACATTTTCGTCTTTTCCCACTCTCGAGTCGTGGAAGGCGGTCATGTGA
- the LOC111800479 gene encoding protein sym-1-like: MLLRGATLSLQHPPLCTRSTFNGGPSLRFGLQTRSLETPVQIKGTHACSFSHSHRLEFKVVGRRQMQCGSLRFTNFRISASSGDGSGDGFGSGGGGDGYGGYGREDSGGGEGDSGKGGDNWSFLSWYLFLLAKYPVLVKSVTSGILNALGDFICQLVFEDAPSADLKRTFRFSLLGLALVGPALHFWYLYLSQLVTLPGASGAFLRLLLDQFVFTPVFLGAFLAGLLTLEGRPSHIIPKLQQEWFSSVVANWKLWIPFQFLNFRFVPQQFQVLAANVLALAWNVILSFKAHREIVT; this comes from the exons ATGCTTCTCCGTGGCGCCACTCTTTCTCTTCAACATCCTCCCCTTTGTACTCGCTCCACCTTTAATGGGGGACCCTCCTTACGCTTCGGCCTCCAAACCCGAAGCCTTGAAACCCCAGTTCAAATCAAGGGTACTCATGCCTGTTCTTTCTCCCATAGTCACCGATTGGAGTTTAAGGTTGTGGGTCGGCGTCAAATGCAATGTGGGTCGCTGAGATTTACGAATTTCCGGATTTCGGCATCCTCTGGCGATGGCTCTGGCGATGGTTTTGGCTCTGGAGGTGGCGGTGATGGATATGGAGGTTATGGTCGTGAAGATTCTGGAGGCGGTGAAGGGGATAGTGGCAAAGGCGGGGATAACTGGTCCTTCTTGTCTTG gtatttgtttcttcttgcAAAATACCCTGTTTTGGTGAAATCTGTAACATCTGGGATACTAAATGCTCTGGGAGATTTTATTTGTCAG CTTGTTTTTGAAGACGCACCGTCGGCAGATCTGAAAAGAACGTTCAGATTTTCTCTGTTGGGGCTTGCGTTAGTCGGTCCTGCCTTGCACTTCTG GTATTTGTATCTAAGTCAATTGGTGACCCTGCCAGGAGCTTCAGGTGCATTCTTGCGCCTTCTTCTTGATCAG TTCGTGTTTACTCCGGTGTTCCTTGGCGCGTTTCTAGCTGGATTACTAACATTGGAAGGGCGACCGTCGCATATTATTCCCAAGCTTCAACAG GAATGGTTTTCTTCTGTTGTGGCTAATTGGAAACTCTGGATACCTTTCCAGTTTCTCAACTTCAGATTTGTTCCCCAGCAATTCCAG GTCCTTGCAGCTAATGTCCTTGCCTTGGCATGGAATGTCATCCTCTCCTTCAAAGCTCACAGAGAGATCGTTACATGA
- the LOC111800478 gene encoding protein ROOT PRIMORDIUM DEFECTIVE 1: MKLFESAFSLSTTDFSRLRFGPFNHFCQRRWGKPAVTAQTRLQDRTRDLKLDKLATQIRKLRIIFKLRELMIDRKRGPFVSLQIMSRWRNFVGLRIGIGDFVHKYPHVFDVFPHPLRRNLCCRITGKMAALMKQEENVINDSEIETVQRLKKLLMMSVNGTLHIHALRLISKELGLPDGFRESILGKYSDDFRLVDLEIVELVGKHENVSVAEVEQWREREFREKWLSEFDVKFAFPINFPTGFKIKGGFREKLRNWQRLPYAKPYEKRQGFGVRSCGGMHRHEKRAVAVLHELLSLTVEKLVDVERLVHFRRDFAIEVNIRELLLKHPGIFYISTKGNTQIVFLREAYAKGFLVEPNPIYIVRRKMQDLLLLGRRHTKQLESSMEIKEHVSAADNGDWLSKSEGSWVLPILQGFD, encoded by the coding sequence ATGAAATTGTTTGAATCCGCGTTTTCTCTTTCAACAACTGATTTTTCCAGACTCCGATTCGGTCCCTTCAATCATTTCTGTCAAAGGAGATGGGGAAAGCCAGCGGTGACTGCTCAAACTCGTTTACAAGACAGAACAAGGGACCTTAAGCTCGACAAACTCGCTACCCAAATCAGAAAACTCAGAATAATCTTCAAACTCCGCGAGCTCATGATCGATCGGAAACGCGGCCCTTTCGTCTCATTACAAATCATGTCTCGATGGCGGAACTTTGTTGGACTCAGAATCGGCATCGGGGACTTCGTTCATAAGTACCCCCATGTGTTCGACGTATTTCCCCATCCGCTGAGGAGGAATTTATGCTGTAGAATTACCGGGAAGATGGCCGCCTTGATGAAACAAGAAGAGAATGTTATTAACGATTCCGAAATAGAGACCGTACAGCGGTTGAAGAAGTTGCTAATGATGTCTGTTAATGGCACTCTCCATATTCATGCGTTGAGGCTAATCAGCAAGGAATTAGGGTTGCCCGATGGGTTTAGGGAATCGATTCTTGGGAAGTATTCAGATGATTTCAGATTGGTTGATTTGGAGATTGTTGAGTTAGTTGGTAAACATGAGAATGTATCTGTGGCCGAGGTTGAACAatggagggagagagagttCAGAGAGAAATGGCTAAGCGAATTCGATGTCAAATTTGCGTTTCCCATCAATTTCCCAACTGGGTTTAAAATAAAGGGTGGTTTTAGAGAGAAACTGAGGAATTGGCAGAGGCTTCCATATGCAAAGCCATATGAGAAGAGACAAGGCTTTGGTGTTCGTTCTTGTGGGGGGATGCATCGCCATGAGAAGCGAGCTGTGGCTGTTCTTCATGAGCTTTTGAGCTTGACAGTGGAAAAGCTGGTTGATGTGGAACGGCTTGTCCATTTTAGGCGAGATTTCGCCATTGAAGTCAATATCCGTGAGCTTCTACTGAAACACCCGGGGATATTCTACATATCAACCAAGGGGAACACCCAAATCGTTTTCCTTAGAGAGGCTTATGCTAAAGGGTTCTTGGTTGAGCCCAATCCAATATACATTGTTAGAAGGAAGATGCAGGACCTTCTTCTGTTGGGACGTAGACACACCAAGCAGTTGGAATCATCCATGGAAATCAAGGAACATGTCAGTGCAGCCGATAATGGAGACTGGTTATCTAAAAGTGAAGGAAGCTGGGTTTTGCCGATATTACAGGGCTTTGATTGA
- the LOC111800261 gene encoding E3 ubiquitin-protein ligase At4g11680-like, whose product MEEERALRSSANGGSSVLRYPTVSTTFTIPLTRYTTRLITSDRHRVLLADCADPRPDAEEDDDDEDGSNGFNHRSFSYSMPILVLDVLWNLAFVLVSIVVLLSTFRERPSTPLRLWISGYAFQCLLHIGFVFFEYQRSILHHGFEDPAAHRSIMKRLESMNTMTSSVWWVFGFYWIVMGGHALLQDSPRLYWLTVVFLAFDLFFILFCVGMAFVVCFSLCCCIPIVAFAYAMTTREGASDEDIRTLPKYTFRQAPVFGTFNKEQKPVGARLELDNDHHIKELVLHPEDSECCICLSQYEDGTELYTLPCNHHFHCGCIGKWLRIKATCPLCKSNIHWGDTLV is encoded by the exons ATGGAAGAAGAGCGAGCACTCAGAAGCAGCGCCAATGGCGGTTCTTCTGTTCTTCGCTACCCCACTGTCAGCACCACTTTTACAATCCCTTTAACTCGCTACACTACCCGTTTGATTACCTCCGACCGCCACCGCGTCCTTTTGGCTGATTGCGCCGACCCTCGACCGGAcgctgaagaagatgatgatgacgaAGACGGCTCCAACGGATTCAATCACCGCTCCTTCTCCTACTCTATGCCCATTTTGGTTCTCGACGTTCTCTGGAATTTGGCCTTTGTTCTTGTCTCCATTGTTGTCCTCTTGTCCACGTTTCGTGAGCGCCCTTCCACCCCTTTGCGCCTTTGGATTTCTGGGTATGCCTTCCAATGTCTTCTGCACATTGggtttgtcttctttgagtaCCAGAGGAGTATCCTGCATCATGGCTTTGAGGACCCTGCGGCTCATCGCAG CATAATGAAAAGGTTGGAGTCAATGAATACAATGACATCGTCGGTCTGGTGGGTCTTCGGATTCTATTGGATTGTCATGGGTGGCCACGCACTTCTCCAAGATTCTCCCCGGCTTTATTG GTTAACCGTGGTCTTTCTAGCATTTGACTTGttctttattctcttttgTGTTGGGATGGCATTTGTTGTTTGCTTCTCTCTTTGTTGCTGCATTCCAATTGTAGCATTTGCATATGCCATGACTACCAGAGAAGGCGCCTCAGATGAGGATATCAGGACTCTTCCCAAGTATACATTTCGTCAAGCTCCGGTATTTGGGACATttaacaaagaacaaaaacctGTCGGAGCAAGATTGGAGTTGGATAATGATCACCACATCAAAGAACTTGTTCTTCATCCAGAGGATTCT GAATGTTGCATTTGCCTTTCACAATATGAAGACGGGACGGAGCTCTATACTCTTCCCTGCAACCACCATTTCCATTGTGGGTGCATTGGCAAATGGCTTCGGATAAAGGCAACCTGCCCGCTCTGCAAGTCTAATATCCATTGGGGCGATACATTGGTTTAA
- the LOC111800259 gene encoding alpha-L-arabinofuranosidase 1-like: MLMASSKVSYYVLLCFGIVAVSVSTFFAIGDDTVQPIRLVVNASEASARQIPDTLFGIFFEEINHAGAGGIWAELVSNRGFEAGGPNTPSNIYPWSIIGDESSISVSTDRSSCFDRNKVALRMEVLCDSRDNNVCPTGEVGIYNPGFWGMNIEEGKAYKVTLFVRSLGEIDVSVSLTDSRGLKKLATASIISSDVSNWSKMEVLLTATETNHNSRLQLTTSKKGVIWFDQISAMPVETYKGHGFRNDLVQMMADLKPRFIRFPGGCFVEGEWLRNAFRWKETIGPWEQRPGHFGDVWMYWTDDGLGYFEFLQLAEDLGAAPVWVFNNGISHQDQVDTSNIAPFVQEALDSIEFARGDPNSTWGSVRAAMGHPQPFDLKYVALGNEDCGKKNYRGNYVKIYNALKRAYPDIKIISNCDGSSVKLDHPADYYDFHIYTSANQMFSMAHKFDKTSRTGPKAFVSEYAVTGSDAGTGSLLAAIAEAGFLIGLEKNSDIVEMASYAPLFVNTNDRRWNPDAIVFNSSHLYGTPSYWMQQFFAASSGATLLDTTLGANSSSLIASSIIWKNADDNNYYLRIKVVNFGSNNVNLKISVNNLNGYSIRKSGSSQTVLTSANLMDENSLNNPKKVLPLKASLNTAAENMDVVIVSHSITSFDLLIESNTIRMPGSHHQFSTSAI, encoded by the exons ATGTTAATGGCTTCTAGTAAAGTCTCATATTATGTTTTGCTATGCTTCGGTATTGTGGCTGTCTCTGTTAGTACTTTCTTTGCCATTGGAGATGACACTGTCCAGCCTATCCGGCTAGTTGTTAATGCTTCAGAAGCATCAGCACGGCAGATTCCAGACACGCTTTTTGGAATCTTTTTTGAG GAAATTAATCATGCAGGCGCTGGTGGAATATGGGCAGAGCTTGTGAGCAACAGGG GATTTGAAGCTGGGGGTCCAAACACTCCGTCTAATATTTATCCTTGGTCAATCATTGGAGATGAGTCGAGTATAAGTGTTTCAACGGATCGATCGTCCTGCTTTGATCGGAATAAGGTGGCACTGCGTATGGAGGTGTTGTGTGACAGTAGGGATAACAATGTCTGTCCAACCGGAGAAGTTGGTATCTACAACCCTGGATTCTGGGGCATG aATATTGAAGAAGGAAAGGCATACAAAGTGACTCTTTTTGTTCGGTCCTTGGGAGAAATTGATGTGTCCGTTTCACTCACGGATTCAAGAGGGCTGAAAAAGTTGGCAACAGCATCCATCAT ATCTTCTGATGTGTCGAACTGGTCAAAGATGGAGGTTCTATTGACTGCCACAGAAACTAATCATAATTCACGTCTTCAGTTGACAACGTCGAAAAAAGGAGTAATATGGTTTGACCAAATATCTGCCATGCCTGTGGAAACATACAAG GGTCATGGCTTCCGAAATGATCTAGTCCAAATGATGGCTGATTTGAAACCCCGATTCATTAGATTTCCAGGTGGATGCTTTGTGGAAGGTGAATGGTTAAGAAATGCATTTCGCTGGAAAGAAACCATTGGACCATGGGAACAGAGACCTGGACACTTTGGTGATGTTTGGATGTACTGGACTGATGATGGGCTCGgctattttgaatttctccAA CTGGCAGAAGATCTTGGTGCTGCGCCAGTTTGGGTGTTCAATAATG GAATCAGCCACCAAGATCAGGTAGACACTTCCAATATCGCACCGTTTGTGCAG GAAGCCCTCGACAGTATCGAGTTTGCAAGAGGAGATCCTAATTCCACTTGGGGTTCTGTTCGGGCTGCAATGGGACATCCACAACCTTTCGACTTAAAGTATGTCGCCCTTGGAAATGAGGACTGTGGCAAAAAGAACTACAGAG GAAACTATGTCAAGATCTACAATGCTCTAAAACGTGCCTATCCTGACATCAAAATAATCTCAAACTGTGATGGATCTTCTGTGAAGTTGGATCACCCAGCTGATTACTATGACTTTcat ATATATACCTCAGCCAACCAAATGTTTTCAATGGCTCATAAGTTCGATAAAACATCACGTACTGGTCCGAAG GCTTTTGTGAGCGAGTATGCGGTGACGGGTTCAGACGCTGGCACAGGCAGTCTCCTTGCAGCCATCGCTGAAGCTGGATTTCTCATCGGCCTTGAGAAGAACAG TGATATTGTTGAAATGGCTAGCTATGCACCACTTTTCGTGAACACTAATGACAGAAG GTGGAATCCGGATGCTATTGTCTTCAATTCATCGCACCTTTATGGAACTCCTAGCTACTGGATGCAGCAATTTTTTGCCGCATCAAGTGGAGCAACTCTTCTTGATACAACACTGGGTGCTAATTCTTCTTCCCTAATCGCATCTTCCATTATATGGAAAAATGCGGATGATAACAATTACTATCTTAGAATCAag GTTGTTAACTTTGGAAGCAACAACGTGAATCTCAAGATATCtgtaaataatttgaatggcTACTCCATTAGGAAATCTGGGTCGTCCCAGACTGTTCTTACTTCTGCTAATTTAATGGATGAGAATTCCTTGAATAACCCAAAGAAG GTCCTTCCCTTAAAAGCTTCGCTTAACACAGCTGCCGAAAACATGGACGTTGTTATCGTATCACATTCTATAACTTCATTTGACTTGTTGATTGAATCCAACACTATCAGGATGCCTGGAAGCCATCATCAGTTCTCAACATCTGCTATCTGA